Proteins from one Mustela erminea isolate mMusErm1 chromosome 20, mMusErm1.Pri, whole genome shotgun sequence genomic window:
- the C20H7orf26 gene encoding uncharacterized protein C7orf26 homolog isoform X2, which yields MSDIRHSLLRRDALSAAKEVLYHLDIYFSSQLQSAPLPIVDKGPVELLEEFVFQRLNSLQELQLLEIMCNYFQEQTKDSVRQIIFSSLFSPQGNKADDSRMSLLGKLVSMAVAVCRIPVLECAASWLQRTPVVYCVRLARALVDDYCCLVPGSVQTLKQILSASPRFCCQLITSVTALYDLSSDDLIPPLDLLEMIVGWIFEDPRLILITFLNTPIAANLPIGFLELTPLTGLIRWCVKAPLAYKRKKKPSLSNGHVPTKVTKDSGGMDRDSHLLYSKLHLSVLQVLMMLPVHLTEKNLYGRMGLILFDHMVPLVEEINRLADELNPLNASQEIELSLDRLAQALQVAMASGALLCTRDDLRTLCSRLPHNNLLQLVISGPVQQAPHAALPPGFYPHIHTPPLGYGAVPAHPAAHPALPAHPGHTFMSGMTFPFRPIR from the exons ATGAGCGACATCCGCCACTCGCTGCTGCGCCGCGACGCGCTGAGCGCCGCCAAGGAGGTGCTGTACCACCTGGACATCTACTTCAGCAGCCAGCTGCAGAGCGCGCCGCTGCCCATCGTGGACAAGGGCCCCGTGGAGCTGCTCGAGGAGTTCGTGTTCCAG AGGTTGAATTCACTTCAGGAGCTCCAACTTCTTGAAATCATGTGCAATTATTTCCAGGAGCAAACCAAGGACTCTGTCCGGCAGATTATTTTCTCGTCCCTTTTCAGCCCCCAAGGGAACAAGGCTGATGACAGCCGGATGAGcttgttgggaaaactggtctcCATGGCTGTGGCTGTGTGTCGGATCCCAGTGTTGGAGTGTGCGGCTTCCTGGCTCCAG AGGACGCCTGTGGTCTACTGCGTGAGGTTAGCCAGGGCCCTCGTGGATGACTACTGCTGTCTGGTGCCGGGATCCGTGCAGACGCTGAAGCAGATCCTCAGCGCCAGCCCTCGCTTCTGCTGCCAGCTCATTACCTCCGTCACCGCGCTCTATGACCTGTCATCAG ATGACCTCATCCCACCATTGGACTTGCTTGAAATGATTGTCGGCTGGATTTTCGAGGACCCGAGGTTGATTCTCATCACTTTTTTAAATACTCCGATTGCGGCCAATCTCCCGATAGGATTTTTAGAGCTCACCCCGCTCACTGGGTTGATCCGCTGGTGCGTGAAGGCCCCCCTGGCttacaaaaggaagaagaagccCTCCCTGTCTAACGGCCACGTCCCGACCAAGGTTACGAAGGACTCAGGAGGGATGGACAGAGACTCCCACCTGTTGTACTCGAAACTCCACCTCAGTGTCCTGCAGGTCCTCATGATGTTGCCAGTGCACTTAACCGAGAAGAATCTCTACGGCCGCATGGGCCTCATCCTGTTTGACCACATGGTCCCGCTGGTAGAGGAGATCAACAGGTTGGCAGATGAACTGAACCCCCTGAACGCCTCCCAGGAGATCGAGCTCTCGCTGGACCGACTGGCACAGGCCCTGCAGGTGGCCATGGCCTCCGGGGCGCTGCTGTGTACGAGAG ATGACCTGAGAACTTTGTGCTCCAGGCTGCCCCATAATAA CCTGCTCCAGCTGGTGATCTCGGGCCCGGTGCAGCAGGCGCCCCACGCAGCGCTGCCCCCCGGCTTCTACCCTCACATCCACACGCCCCCGCTGGGCTACGGGGCCGTGCCGGCCCACCCCGccgcccaccctgccctgcccgcACACCCGGGGCACACGTTCATGTCGGGCATGACCTTCCCGTTCAGGCCCATCCGCTAG
- the C20H7orf26 gene encoding uncharacterized protein C7orf26 homolog isoform X1, which translates to MSDIRHSLLRRDALSAAKEVLYHLDIYFSSQLQSAPLPIVDKGPVELLEEFVFQVPKERGAQPKRLNSLQELQLLEIMCNYFQEQTKDSVRQIIFSSLFSPQGNKADDSRMSLLGKLVSMAVAVCRIPVLECAASWLQRTPVVYCVRLARALVDDYCCLVPGSVQTLKQILSASPRFCCQLITSVTALYDLSSDDLIPPLDLLEMIVGWIFEDPRLILITFLNTPIAANLPIGFLELTPLTGLIRWCVKAPLAYKRKKKPSLSNGHVPTKVTKDSGGMDRDSHLLYSKLHLSVLQVLMMLPVHLTEKNLYGRMGLILFDHMVPLVEEINRLADELNPLNASQEIELSLDRLAQALQVAMASGALLCTRDDLRTLCSRLPHNNLLQLVISGPVQQAPHAALPPGFYPHIHTPPLGYGAVPAHPAAHPALPAHPGHTFMSGMTFPFRPIR; encoded by the exons ATGAGCGACATCCGCCACTCGCTGCTGCGCCGCGACGCGCTGAGCGCCGCCAAGGAGGTGCTGTACCACCTGGACATCTACTTCAGCAGCCAGCTGCAGAGCGCGCCGCTGCCCATCGTGGACAAGGGCCCCGTGGAGCTGCTCGAGGAGTTCGTGTTCCAGGTGCCCAAGGAGCGCGGCGCGCAGCCCAAG AGGTTGAATTCACTTCAGGAGCTCCAACTTCTTGAAATCATGTGCAATTATTTCCAGGAGCAAACCAAGGACTCTGTCCGGCAGATTATTTTCTCGTCCCTTTTCAGCCCCCAAGGGAACAAGGCTGATGACAGCCGGATGAGcttgttgggaaaactggtctcCATGGCTGTGGCTGTGTGTCGGATCCCAGTGTTGGAGTGTGCGGCTTCCTGGCTCCAG AGGACGCCTGTGGTCTACTGCGTGAGGTTAGCCAGGGCCCTCGTGGATGACTACTGCTGTCTGGTGCCGGGATCCGTGCAGACGCTGAAGCAGATCCTCAGCGCCAGCCCTCGCTTCTGCTGCCAGCTCATTACCTCCGTCACCGCGCTCTATGACCTGTCATCAG ATGACCTCATCCCACCATTGGACTTGCTTGAAATGATTGTCGGCTGGATTTTCGAGGACCCGAGGTTGATTCTCATCACTTTTTTAAATACTCCGATTGCGGCCAATCTCCCGATAGGATTTTTAGAGCTCACCCCGCTCACTGGGTTGATCCGCTGGTGCGTGAAGGCCCCCCTGGCttacaaaaggaagaagaagccCTCCCTGTCTAACGGCCACGTCCCGACCAAGGTTACGAAGGACTCAGGAGGGATGGACAGAGACTCCCACCTGTTGTACTCGAAACTCCACCTCAGTGTCCTGCAGGTCCTCATGATGTTGCCAGTGCACTTAACCGAGAAGAATCTCTACGGCCGCATGGGCCTCATCCTGTTTGACCACATGGTCCCGCTGGTAGAGGAGATCAACAGGTTGGCAGATGAACTGAACCCCCTGAACGCCTCCCAGGAGATCGAGCTCTCGCTGGACCGACTGGCACAGGCCCTGCAGGTGGCCATGGCCTCCGGGGCGCTGCTGTGTACGAGAG ATGACCTGAGAACTTTGTGCTCCAGGCTGCCCCATAATAA CCTGCTCCAGCTGGTGATCTCGGGCCCGGTGCAGCAGGCGCCCCACGCAGCGCTGCCCCCCGGCTTCTACCCTCACATCCACACGCCCCCGCTGGGCTACGGGGCCGTGCCGGCCCACCCCGccgcccaccctgccctgcccgcACACCCGGGGCACACGTTCATGTCGGGCATGACCTTCCCGTTCAGGCCCATCCGCTAG
- the C20H7orf26 gene encoding uncharacterized protein C7orf26 homolog isoform X3, translating into MCNYFQEQTKDSVRQIIFSSLFSPQGNKADDSRMSLLGKLVSMAVAVCRIPVLECAASWLQRTPVVYCVRLARALVDDYCCLVPGSVQTLKQILSASPRFCCQLITSVTALYDLSSDDLIPPLDLLEMIVGWIFEDPRLILITFLNTPIAANLPIGFLELTPLTGLIRWCVKAPLAYKRKKKPSLSNGHVPTKVTKDSGGMDRDSHLLYSKLHLSVLQVLMMLPVHLTEKNLYGRMGLILFDHMVPLVEEINRLADELNPLNASQEIELSLDRLAQALQVAMASGALLCTRDDLRTLCSRLPHNNLLQLVISGPVQQAPHAALPPGFYPHIHTPPLGYGAVPAHPAAHPALPAHPGHTFMSGMTFPFRPIR; encoded by the exons ATGTGCAATTATTTCCAGGAGCAAACCAAGGACTCTGTCCGGCAGATTATTTTCTCGTCCCTTTTCAGCCCCCAAGGGAACAAGGCTGATGACAGCCGGATGAGcttgttgggaaaactggtctcCATGGCTGTGGCTGTGTGTCGGATCCCAGTGTTGGAGTGTGCGGCTTCCTGGCTCCAG AGGACGCCTGTGGTCTACTGCGTGAGGTTAGCCAGGGCCCTCGTGGATGACTACTGCTGTCTGGTGCCGGGATCCGTGCAGACGCTGAAGCAGATCCTCAGCGCCAGCCCTCGCTTCTGCTGCCAGCTCATTACCTCCGTCACCGCGCTCTATGACCTGTCATCAG ATGACCTCATCCCACCATTGGACTTGCTTGAAATGATTGTCGGCTGGATTTTCGAGGACCCGAGGTTGATTCTCATCACTTTTTTAAATACTCCGATTGCGGCCAATCTCCCGATAGGATTTTTAGAGCTCACCCCGCTCACTGGGTTGATCCGCTGGTGCGTGAAGGCCCCCCTGGCttacaaaaggaagaagaagccCTCCCTGTCTAACGGCCACGTCCCGACCAAGGTTACGAAGGACTCAGGAGGGATGGACAGAGACTCCCACCTGTTGTACTCGAAACTCCACCTCAGTGTCCTGCAGGTCCTCATGATGTTGCCAGTGCACTTAACCGAGAAGAATCTCTACGGCCGCATGGGCCTCATCCTGTTTGACCACATGGTCCCGCTGGTAGAGGAGATCAACAGGTTGGCAGATGAACTGAACCCCCTGAACGCCTCCCAGGAGATCGAGCTCTCGCTGGACCGACTGGCACAGGCCCTGCAGGTGGCCATGGCCTCCGGGGCGCTGCTGTGTACGAGAG ATGACCTGAGAACTTTGTGCTCCAGGCTGCCCCATAATAA CCTGCTCCAGCTGGTGATCTCGGGCCCGGTGCAGCAGGCGCCCCACGCAGCGCTGCCCCCCGGCTTCTACCCTCACATCCACACGCCCCCGCTGGGCTACGGGGCCGTGCCGGCCCACCCCGccgcccaccctgccctgcccgcACACCCGGGGCACACGTTCATGTCGGGCATGACCTTCCCGTTCAGGCCCATCCGCTAG
- the ZDHHC4 gene encoding probable palmitoyltransferase ZDHHC4 isoform X1 yields the protein MPFEFSVNVGRRNARADGRKLSKRKICRLGALNHTPQDGLLGSLLVLLGFGADWCCYDLHLLKNPLPERPGQRGSTECLQRAVLKLLHYLFHTRNHTFILLHLVLQGMVYSEYTCEVFGYCRELEFPLHYLLLPYLLLIVNLVFFTLSCVSNPGTITKANELSFLQVYEFDEVMFSKNMKCSTCNLRKPARSKHCSVCNRCVRRFDHHCVWVNNCIGAWNARYFLLYLLTLTASAGTMAVVSTVFLVQLVVLSDLYLETYVDDLGHFQVVDIVFLIQYLFVTFPRIVFMLGFVVMLSLLLGGYLCFALYLAATNQTTNEWYRGDRAWCQHCPHAARPPSAEPQVYRNIHSHGLWSNLREIFLPATAHYERKKN from the exons cCCCAGGATGGACTTCTTGGTTCTCTTCTTGTTCTACTTGGCTTTGGTGCTGATTGGTGTTGTTATGATCTGCATCTGCTCAAAAACCCATTACCTGAAAGGCCTGGTCAGAGGGGCAGCACAG AATGCCTTCAGAGAGCTGTGCTAAAATTGCTTCATTACCTCTTCCATACACG aaaccACACCTTCATTCTTCTGCACCTTGTCTTGCAAGGGATGGTTTACAGTGAATACACCTGCGAAGTATTTGGCTACTGTCGAGAGCTGGAGTTTCCCTTGCATTACCTTCTTCTGCCCTACCTGCTGCTGATTGTAAACCTCGTGTTTTTCACGCTCAGCTGTGTGAGCAACCCTG GTACCATAACAAAAGCAAATGAGTTATCATTTCTTCAAGTTTATGAATTCGACGAAGTGATGTTCTCAAAGAATATGAAGTGTTCTACTTGCAACTTAAGGAAACCAGCACGATCCAAGCACTGCA GTGTGTGTAACAGGTGTGTGCGCCGTTTCGACCATCACTGTGTTTGGGTAAACAACTGTATCGGGGCCTGGAACGCCAGGTACTTCCTCCTCTACCTCTTGACATTGACGGCCTCAGCTGGCACCATGGCCGTGGTGAGCACTGTGTTTCTGGTCCAGTTGGTGGTGCTGTCGGACTTGTATCTGGAGACTTACGTTGATGATCTGGGACACTTCCAGGTTGTCGACATTGTCTTTCTCATTCAG TACCTGTTCGTTACCTTCCCGAGGATTGTCTTCATGCTGGGCTTTGTCGTCATGCTGAGCCTCCTCCTGGGGGGCTACCTGTGCTTTGCTTTGTACCTGGCTGCCACCAACCAGACCACTAACGAGTGGTACCGAGGTGACCGGGCCTGGTGTCAACACTGCCCCCACGCGGCCCGGCCCCCTTCAGCAGAGCCCCAGGTCTACCGGAACATTCACTCCCATGGGCTTTGGAGCAACCTCAGAGAGATCTTCCTTCCTGCCACTGCACattatgagagaaagaaaaactaa
- the ZDHHC4 gene encoding probable palmitoyltransferase ZDHHC4 isoform X2 — protein MDFLVLFLFYLALVLIGVVMICICSKTHYLKGLVRGAAQIISYIIPECLQRAVLKLLHYLFHTRNHTFILLHLVLQGMVYSEYTCEVFGYCRELEFPLHYLLLPYLLLIVNLVFFTLSCVSNPGTITKANELSFLQVYEFDEVMFSKNMKCSTCNLRKPARSKHCSVCNRCVRRFDHHCVWVNNCIGAWNARYFLLYLLTLTASAGTMAVVSTVFLVQLVVLSDLYLETYVDDLGHFQVVDIVFLIQYLFVTFPRIVFMLGFVVMLSLLLGGYLCFALYLAATNQTTNEWYRGDRAWCQHCPHAARPPSAEPQVYRNIHSHGLWSNLREIFLPATAHYERKKN, from the exons ATGGACTTCTTGGTTCTCTTCTTGTTCTACTTGGCTTTGGTGCTGATTGGTGTTGTTATGATCTGCATCTGCTCAAAAACCCATTACCTGAAAGGCCTGGTCAGAGGGGCAGCACAG atAATTTCCTATATAATTCCAGAATGCCTTCAGAGAGCTGTGCTAAAATTGCTTCATTACCTCTTCCATACACG aaaccACACCTTCATTCTTCTGCACCTTGTCTTGCAAGGGATGGTTTACAGTGAATACACCTGCGAAGTATTTGGCTACTGTCGAGAGCTGGAGTTTCCCTTGCATTACCTTCTTCTGCCCTACCTGCTGCTGATTGTAAACCTCGTGTTTTTCACGCTCAGCTGTGTGAGCAACCCTG GTACCATAACAAAAGCAAATGAGTTATCATTTCTTCAAGTTTATGAATTCGACGAAGTGATGTTCTCAAAGAATATGAAGTGTTCTACTTGCAACTTAAGGAAACCAGCACGATCCAAGCACTGCA GTGTGTGTAACAGGTGTGTGCGCCGTTTCGACCATCACTGTGTTTGGGTAAACAACTGTATCGGGGCCTGGAACGCCAGGTACTTCCTCCTCTACCTCTTGACATTGACGGCCTCAGCTGGCACCATGGCCGTGGTGAGCACTGTGTTTCTGGTCCAGTTGGTGGTGCTGTCGGACTTGTATCTGGAGACTTACGTTGATGATCTGGGACACTTCCAGGTTGTCGACATTGTCTTTCTCATTCAG TACCTGTTCGTTACCTTCCCGAGGATTGTCTTCATGCTGGGCTTTGTCGTCATGCTGAGCCTCCTCCTGGGGGGCTACCTGTGCTTTGCTTTGTACCTGGCTGCCACCAACCAGACCACTAACGAGTGGTACCGAGGTGACCGGGCCTGGTGTCAACACTGCCCCCACGCGGCCCGGCCCCCTTCAGCAGAGCCCCAGGTCTACCGGAACATTCACTCCCATGGGCTTTGGAGCAACCTCAGAGAGATCTTCCTTCCTGCCACTGCACattatgagagaaagaaaaactaa